In the genome of Amphiura filiformis chromosome 4, Afil_fr2py, whole genome shotgun sequence, one region contains:
- the LOC140150973 gene encoding 18S rRNA aminocarboxypropyltransferase-like translates to MGKKKKDGGRPSKGGGHHGNKKGGHAVAAGGRQQRQHKFERFSKDTDNSLCGDEQPWGDAKSASATADVPYSVPCPLAMWDLQHCDPKKCTGRKLHRKGLIQSLKLSQRFTGLILSPMGTRCVSPEDRSIVEEKGLAVIDCSWAKLDETPFTKMKGGYPRLLPYLVAANPINYGRPCKLSCVEAFAASLYIVGLEEWGSRLLKRFKWGGSFYDLNRELLDTYATCKNGAEIVTKQQEWMEKMAAEKKNRDKYDPLDIDMSLETCNPNKQPSYDMPESSSDEDEVSDSDDDSDGDDDRGNRQPNYDMPASSSEEDSDVGDEFKSMPMKNTGGDSQAEDADEEKTDNIRTCQNVTELTESVAEMTVSSQIDNDKERTCDDEVGNPVSSVACNGSDR, encoded by the exons AtgggaaagaagaagaaagatggaGGAAGACCAAGTAAAGGTGgtggtcaccatggcaacaagaAAGGTGGGCATGCAGTAGCAGCAGGTGGCAGACAACAAAGACAACACAAATTTGAAAGATTCAGCAAAGATACTGATAATTCTCTCTGTG GTGATGAGCAACCTTGGGGTGATGCCAAATCAGCCTCTGCTACAGCCGATGTCCCGTACTCAGTTCCATGTCCCTTAGCTATGTGGGACTTACAACATTGTGATCCAAAGAAATGTACAGGAAGAAAGCTACACAGGAAAGGACTGATACAGAGCCTGAAATTGTCCCAAAGATTTACAggacttattctgtcaccaatgGGTACAAGATGTGTCTCACCTGAAGACAG ATCAATTGTTGAAGAGAAGGGCCTAGCTGTGATAGACTGTTCATGGGCTAAACTGGATGAGACGCCTTTCACCAAGATGAAAGGCGGCTACCCACGACTGTTACCATATCTAGTTGCAGCTAATCCAATCAACTATGGACGTCCTTGTAAACTGTCCTGTGTGGAAGCATTTGCTGCTTCTCTGTACATAGTAG GTCTTGAAGAATGGGGTAGTAGACTTCTGAAACGCTTCAAGTGGGGAGGCTCATTCTATGACCTAAATAGGGAGCTATTGGATACATATGCAACCTGTAAGAATGGGGCAGAGATTGTTACTAAGCAACAGGAATGGATGGAGAAAATGGCTGCTGAAAAGAAAAACAGAGATAAATATG ATCCCCTAGATATTGATATGTCATTGGAAACCTGTAATCCGAATAAACAACCAAGTTATGACATGCCAGAATCATCCTCAGACGAAGATGAGGTGAGCGAcagtgatgatgatagtgatggcgATGATGATAGAGGTAACAGGCAACCAAACTATGACATGCCTGCATCATCTTCAGAGGAGGACAGTGATGTAGGAGACGAATTCAAAAGTATGCCAATGAAGAATACTGGAGGTGACAGTCAAGCTGAGGATGCTGATGAGGAAAAGACAGACAACATTAGAACTTGTCAAAATGTTACAGAATTGACAGAAAGTGTAGCAGAGATGACTGTTTCAAGTCAAATTGATAATGATAAGGAGAGAACTTGTGATGATGAAGTTGGTAACCCTGTTTCATCTGTTGCTTGCAATGGAAGTGATAGGTAG
- the LOC140150222 gene encoding BTB/POZ domain-containing protein KCTD6-like, with the protein MSDGTGEVITLNVGGRIYTTTLETLTRYPDSALGSMFSNRLPSSLDKNNNYFIDRDGPLFRYVLNFLRSSHLFLPDDFKELDLLADEADFYGIPELIQAVTREREAPKNDRALNVELRMYSQKRTGVHSDWTIFGNPDVLLKLSDSPTHFLGEHKMSENGEKLHRPWHMGFVNCRDGTSKYQPQPELTKQMIFKEIWKLGYRLRYICDSVSELLPVDVRVRSTVHLNEAKTWVFHTTKS; encoded by the coding sequence ATGAGTGACGGTACCGGTGAAGTGATCACCCTAAATGTTGGCGGCCGAATTTATACAACAACTCTAGAGACGTTAACGCGCTATCCAGATTCAGCTTTAGGATCTATGTTCAGCAACAGACTGCCTTCATCActtgataaaaataataattatttcatcgATAGAGACGGCCCACTTTTTCGATATGTACTGAATTTTTTGAGAAGTTCTCATTTATTTCTACCAGATGATTTTAAGGAGCTTGATCTTCTAGCGGACGAAGCGGACTTTTACGGAATTCCGGAACTCATTCAAGCTGTTACTCGAGAACGAGAAGCGCCGAAAAATGACCGAGCTTTGAACGTCGAGTTACGAATGTACTCACAAAAACGCACCGGTGTGCATTCTGATTGGACAATATTTGGAAATCCAGATGTGTTACTCAAACTATCAGATTCACCAACTCATTTTCTTGGCGAGCATAAAATGTCAGAGAATGGAGAAAAGTTACATCGACCTTGGCACATGGGTTTCGTCAACTGTCGAGATGGGACTTCTAAATATCAACCACAACCCGAATTGACCAAACAAATGATTTTTAAGGAGATATGGAAGTTGGGATATAGGCTGAGGTACATTTGTGATTCTGTGTCCGAGTTGTTGCCTGTTGACGTTAGAGTTCGAAGCACAGTTCATTTGAATGAAGCAAAAACATGGGTATTTCATACCACTAAGTCTTGA
- the LOC140150226 gene encoding craniofacial development protein 2-like — MTLDSETPRPEGVSKATGEERTDGIYLGINDAVTLKPQGGVKADNPKENARRNLWKSTLKIATWNVRTMNLGKLDILTNELERNDVHLTGISEMRWTGKGHFTTLSKHVVYYSGTESKREHGVAFVVNEEVAKCVLGYNPVSERIITIRIQGKPMNMSVIQAYAPTSASSDEEIQQFYDQLQQAIDSIHKRDILVVTGDFNAKVGARSTNKYVMGSNGLGEQNERERCLLTFAKRTNLQSSTPTSNNTQDDYIPGHHQIKALEIRLITSWYKEDGNLVSYLKTLPGADCGSDHQLLISTMKMKLRRIKRQRKPARFDVSKINDQYRVEVKNQFQSLMETDSEESTPEELWQNIKKAVTETAQGLFPDVRARKTLAHRRGLQIG, encoded by the coding sequence ATGACACTGGATAGTGAGACCCCCAGGCCTGAAGGTGTCTCAAaagctactggggaagagagaaCAGATGGCATCTACCTGGGCATCAATGACGCTGTCACGTTAAAGCCGCAAGGAGGCGTGAAAGCTGATAATCCCAAGGAGAATGCCAGACGTAACCTCTGGAAATCAACATTGAAGATTGCGACTTGGAATGTCAGGACGATGAATCTGGGAAAGCTAGACATTCTAACAAATGAATTAGAGAGAAATGATGTGCACCTAACAGGAATTTCAGAGATGAGATGGACAGGAAAAGGACATTTCACCACACTAAGTAAACACGTTGTTTACTATTCTGGTACAGAAAGTAAAAGAGAGCATGGAGTTGCTTTTGTAGTCAATGAAGAAGTCGCCAAATGTGTTCTAGGTTATAACCCGGTAAGTGAAAGAATCATTACCATTCGTATCCAAGGCAAACCAATGAATATGTCAGTAATCCAGGCATACGCACCCACCTCTGCATCAAGTGATGAAGAAATCCAACAATTCTATGACCAGCTACAACAGGCCATAGACAGCATTCACAAGAGAGACATTCTTGTCGTCACAGGTGACTTCAATGCTAAAGTTGGAGCAAGGAGTACCAATAAATATGTGATGGGCAGTAATGGCTTAGGAGAACAAAATGAGAGGGAGAGATGCTTGTTGACTTTTGCCAAGAGAACAAATTTGCAATCATCAACACCTACTTCAAACAACACCCAAGACGACTATATACCTGGTCATCACCAGATCAAAGCACTAGAAATCAGATTGATTACATCTTGGTACAAAGAAGATGGAAATCTAGTTTCATATCTCAAGACCCTCCCAGGAGCGGACTGTGGATCTGATCACCAACTTCTGATATCTACCATGAAAATGAAACTAAGGAGGATCAAGCGACAGCGAAAACCAGCCAGATTTGATGTAAGCAAGATCAATGACCAATACAGAGTGGAAGTTAAGAACCAGTTCCAGAGTCTAATGGAGACTGACTCCGAAGAATCTACTCCAGAAGAACTGTGGCAAAACATCAAGAAAGCAGTGACAGAAACAGCTCAAGGACTCTTCCCAGATGTAAGAGCAAGAAAAACCCTGGCTCACAGAAGAGGTCTTCAAATTGGCTGA
- the LOC140150227 gene encoding uncharacterized protein produces the protein MRNCPLEVKAKCYNAFVRPIAEYASCVWDPHTHPNITKLESIQRQAARFVMNDYSRENSVSAMLDELNWDSLQHRRAVSKVTMMHRITNGLIGIPQTQLKPLETPTRGNSRRFHISNSRTTMMKGTFFPDTSHLWNTLPQHVVDSPSTDDFKARAGDVTFY, from the coding sequence ATGCGTAACTGTCCCCTTGAGGTTAAGGCCAAGTGTTACAACGCCTTTGTTAGACCGATAGCAGAGTATGCCAGCTGTGTTTGGGATCCACACACTCACCCCAACATCACCAAACTTGAATCCATCCAACGTCAAGCAGCTCGCTTCGTCATGAATGACTACAGTAGAGAGAACAGTGTCTCCGCCATGCTGGATGAGCTCAACTGGGATTCCCTACAACATCGACGTGCTGTGTCTAAAGTCACCATGATGCACAGAATCACCAATGGGCTGATCGGCATCCCTCAAACCCAGCTGAAGCCATTAGAAACACCTACCAGAGGCAACAGTAGGCGCTTCCACATATCAAACTCTCGAACTACTATGATGAAGGGCACATTCTTTCCAGACACCAGCCATCTATGGAACACGCTCCCTCAACATGTAGTCGACTCTCCATCCACAGACGACTTCAAGGCCAGAGCTGGAGACGTCACCTTCTACTAG
- the LOC140150224 gene encoding uncharacterized protein — protein MYKNIKALTSKPVPRLNILKDENGTILTEVEEIKSRWKQYCEKLYASQEDNAEEEDGVESEDTDSEPEILLSEVNQAMKRLKNGKSPGIDNIQAELLKESEGKVLQ, from the coding sequence atgtataaaaatatcaaagcacTGACTTCCAAACCTGTTCCAAGACTCAACATACTGAAGGATGAAAATGGAACCATCCTAACGGAGGTTGAAGAAATTAAATCAAGATGGAAACAATACTGTGAAAAATTATATGCATCTCAAGAAGACAATGCAGAGGAGGAAGATGGGGTTGAAAGCGAAGACACTGACAGTGAACCAGAGATCCTGTTGAGTGAGGTTAACCAAGCAATGAAGAGGCTCAAGAATGGTAAATCACCAGGAATTGACAACATCCAGGCAGAACTGTTGAAAGAGAGTGAAGGGAAGGTGTTGCAATAA
- the LOC140150223 gene encoding uncharacterized protein — protein sequence MSQKQHRKCLTNLVKEVNEEDMLVYLYGCAKQEQLLKWDSAVQTDTSWKKLVYVWTPELLSFHINAIHDQLPSPANLKLGGQSWTVPTLQLPYSLENGRYNWRHDQTLRTIESGLAPYIDEANNSKTTEYIPDFIPTTAFRTADGTTFRNPPLRTPKIEVKNIPKKARDWTFLMDEEHKPIVFPQEIAGIAKRPDFTIYSAITKHVIIIIDSTIGGEPSQCVRQENMKCKYEDLIAECENRGYTVFYFPVEVGSRGFYNTSLTKCLAALGVPKGKRKPVLDTASKSALRASYII from the exons ATGAGCCAGAAACAGCACAGAAAATGCCTCACTAATCTGGTGAAAGAAGTGAATGAAGAAGATATGCTGGTCTACCTCTACGGATGTGCTAAACAAGAACAATTGTTAAAATGGGACTCCGCCGTGCAGACTGACACCTCATGGAAGAAGCTCGTATATGTCTGGACACCAGAGCTACTGTCTTTCCATATCAATGCCATCCATGACCAACTTCCTTCACCTGCTAATCTGAAACTGGGGGGGCAATCTTGGACTGTGCCAACTCTGCAACTACC ATACTCCCTTGAGAATGGAAGGTACAACTGGCGCCATGACCAAACACTAAGAACAATAGAATCAGGCCTGGCACCATATATTGATGAGGCTAACAACAGCAAAACAACGGAGTATATTCCAGACTTCATCCCTACCACTGCTTTTCGTACAGCCGATGGCACAACATTCAGGAACCCACCCCTACGCACTCCAAAGATAGAAGTAAAAAACATCCCGAAGAAGGCTAGAGACTGGACCTTCCTGATGGATGAAGAGCACAAGCCAATAGTGTTCCCTCAAGAAATAGCAGGAATTGCCAAGCGGCCTGATTTTACGATCTATTCAGCCATCACCAAACATGTAATCATCATAATTGACAGTACCATCGGAGGAGAACCTAGCCAATGCGTACGCCAGGAAAACATGAAGTGTAAATACGAAGACCTAATAGCCGAATGTGAAAACAGAGGATATACTGTGTTTTACTTCCCAGTAGAAGTGGGAAGTAGAGGCTTCTATAACACATCACTAACCAAGTGTTTAGCTGCCTTAGGAGTCCCAAAGGGGAAAAGAAAACCAGTCCTAGACACTGCCTCCAAATCAGCTCTGAGAGCCAGCTACATCATCTAG
- the LOC140150970 gene encoding caveolin-1-like encodes MADVTTSLPKSDGVFKLTTPVEITFTEVFREPLGSEIPETVYNLHRTLFTWTERGIYTLFGSIFGTIVCIIWGIFFGLGSFVVTWIAQPALKLVFMFSRILTTAFGSTFRSVFDPIFRSCSILFSGIKGSFQVNVTGLDLLHAPLKKRRGLSHSDSRSMIFES; translated from the exons ATGGCCGATGTGACTACATCATTGCCAAAATCCGACGGTGTCTTCAAGCTTACTACACCAGTCGAG ATAACTTTCACCGAAGTATTTCGTGAACCTCTTGGTTCAGAGATTCCAGAGACAGTTTACAATCTTCACAGGACGCTGTTCACATGGACAGAA CGAGGAATTTACACTTTATTTGGCTCCATCTTTGGTACCATTGTGTGCATCATATGGGGCATCTTCTTTGGTCTCGGTAGCTTCGTGGTAACGTGGATTGCCCAGCCAGCACTCAAGTTAGTCTTTATGTTTTCCCGCATTCTCACTACGGCATTTGGCAGTACGTTTCGATCTGTTTTCGACCCTATATTTCGCTCTTGTAgcattttattttctggaatcaAAGGATCGTTTCAGGTCAATGTTACGGGACTTGACCTACTGCATGCTCCGTTGAAAAAACGTCGTGGTCTTTCACATTCGGATTCGCGAAGTATGATTTTTGAATCATAG